The following coding sequences are from one Microcoleus sp. FACHB-831 window:
- a CDS encoding DICT sensory domain-containing protein gives MDISLFRSIASQYQDLRSVHSLATMNVISHLIEDQILNHKLTVDLYAGFQRFSDFSEQLPRYMRLGDLCRRVFVFGVADIQPPSIPGIEFIELSPTSALGRERFLLVNTSDFWAALLAQEIEGSKTNTGAKPFDGVWFFDEQVIERVSLLISQVMGTFYQPILTRNYATQSAHIAELNRRMLGQLEEAELSSHRRSMQLSTLHQFSAVLLQYQPLPCILRDAVQILSMIFGATDAVIALNLQGDQFMLVSATGNVSTGKPMSCLGQGASGQAFTQGKVIAIADVQSSGQIEPLMPTAKTLLAGPIKGRRRIHGVVTVGGSEPNQWNKEDGQTVIAIASMLAVIIEQKAQISGDVVLQLRRARHLEQTIGKLRKPMTRLLSLHTKLMDEVHLLPVQRELMAQVENLYSELADNLGVPRTVKKALDSKVPPLAKPPLEFGGKLPAPEAEIDAMISPRRGNETGYRLGAGEI, from the coding sequence GTGGACATATCATTGTTTCGCTCGATTGCCAGCCAGTATCAAGACTTGCGGAGCGTTCACAGCCTCGCAACGATGAACGTTATCAGCCATTTGATAGAAGATCAAATACTAAATCACAAACTTACCGTAGATCTTTACGCTGGCTTTCAGCGTTTCTCTGATTTCTCCGAGCAACTGCCACGATATATGCGCTTAGGGGACTTGTGTCGGCGGGTATTCGTATTTGGTGTTGCCGACATTCAGCCGCCCTCAATTCCCGGTATAGAATTTATTGAGCTGTCACCGACTTCAGCTCTAGGACGCGAAAGGTTTTTGCTAGTTAATACCTCTGATTTCTGGGCTGCTCTATTGGCTCAAGAAATAGAAGGAAGCAAGACAAATACGGGAGCAAAGCCCTTTGATGGGGTGTGGTTCTTCGACGAGCAAGTGATAGAACGGGTTTCGTTGCTGATCTCCCAAGTAATGGGGACATTTTACCAACCGATACTAACGCGGAACTACGCTACTCAAAGCGCTCACATTGCCGAACTGAACAGACGAATGTTGGGGCAACTGGAAGAAGCGGAACTTAGTAGCCATCGCCGTTCAATGCAGCTTTCCACGTTGCATCAATTTTCTGCTGTTCTGTTACAGTATCAACCGTTGCCCTGCATATTACGAGATGCAGTGCAAATTTTATCGATGATTTTTGGGGCGACCGATGCCGTTATTGCCCTTAACCTGCAAGGCGATCAGTTCATGCTTGTTTCAGCAACCGGGAACGTCAGCACAGGCAAGCCGATGTCGTGTTTAGGTCAGGGAGCTAGCGGTCAAGCTTTTACTCAGGGCAAAGTGATTGCGATTGCGGATGTGCAATCTTCCGGTCAGATCGAGCCTCTGATGCCCACAGCTAAAACACTGCTAGCTGGGCCGATAAAAGGCCGTCGGCGTATTCACGGTGTTGTCACCGTTGGGGGTAGCGAACCGAACCAGTGGAATAAAGAGGATGGTCAGACGGTGATAGCGATCGCCAGCATGCTAGCTGTTATCATCGAACAAAAAGCTCAGATCAGTGGTGATGTCGTGTTGCAGCTTCGTCGTGCTAGGCATCTAGAGCAAACAATCGGCAAGCTGCGTAAACCAATGACGCGCTTACTTAGTCTGCATACAAAATTGATGGATGAAGTCCACCTGTTACCAGTTCAAAGAGAACTGATGGCTCAGGTTGAAAACCTCTACAGCGAATTAGCCGATAACCTTGGGGTTCCTAGAACAGTAAAAAAAGCACTTGATTCTAAAGTTCCCCCACTGGCAAAACCACCTTTGGAGTTTGGCGGAAAACTTCCGGCTCCTGAAGCAGAAATCGATGCAATGATTTCTCCTAGACGTGGGAATGAAACAGGCTACCGTCTAGGAGCGGGTGAAATATAA
- the rnc gene encoding ribonuclease III — protein sequence MSISYPPRKKQLQKLIEKLGLPETAPVKWQLLDLALTHPTVSSTANYEQLEFLGDAVVRLAASEFLMETYPESSVGEFSAIRKVIVSDRTLASLADSYGLDRYLLISDSAAGDKAGLESRLADAFEAVLGALYLSTHTLELVRPWLDLHFKHLAAEIRLDPALQNYKDALQEWTQAHYKVLPIYRVRETVRSTGSHERFTAEVWLQDRQLGVGLGHSKKAAEQAAAKQAFLGILGDGK from the coding sequence ATGAGCATCAGTTATCCGCCCCGCAAAAAACAACTACAAAAATTAATTGAAAAACTAGGGCTGCCAGAGACAGCGCCCGTAAAGTGGCAGCTACTCGACCTAGCGCTAACACATCCGACAGTTTCATCAACAGCTAACTACGAGCAGTTAGAGTTTTTGGGGGATGCTGTAGTCAGGTTGGCAGCATCGGAGTTTTTGATGGAAACCTATCCGGAGAGTTCAGTAGGTGAATTTTCAGCGATTCGTAAGGTAATTGTGAGCGATCGCACCCTCGCATCTTTGGCTGATAGCTATGGATTGGATCGCTACCTACTAATTTCTGACAGCGCTGCTGGCGATAAAGCAGGTCTTGAATCGCGACTGGCAGACGCCTTTGAAGCCGTCTTAGGTGCGCTCTATTTGAGTACGCACACCTTGGAACTCGTGCGACCTTGGCTGGACTTACACTTCAAACATCTGGCTGCGGAAATTCGCCTAGATCCAGCTCTTCAGAATTATAAAGATGCCCTCCAGGAATGGACTCAAGCCCACTATAAGGTTCTGCCCATTTATCGAGTCAGGGAAACGGTTCGCAGTACGGGTTCTCACGAACGTTTCACAGCCGAAGTCTGGCTGCAAGATCGGCAACTGGGTGTAGGATTAGGACACTCTAAAAAAGCTGCCGAACAAGCCGCTGCCAAACAGGCTTTTTTAGGGATATTGGGTGATGGGAAATAG
- a CDS encoding Gfo/Idh/MocA family protein, which translates to MKTGIAVLGAGRWGVHLIRNFLALPQARVVAVVDPHPERLAACRERLGLDESVYLATDWESAIQMADVEAVAIATPAATHYTLIAAALQQGLHVLAEKPLTLDAAEALELCRLAEQQQRQLMVDHTYLFHPAVARGKEVIQSGILGNLRYGYASRTHLGPVRSDVDALWDLAVHDINIFNTWLGQMPFQVQATGRVWLQGESGSPEFGVQSPQSGESGRGEGGETLQSKIQNPKSKIEQSPISDLVMITLTYPDGFQAFIHLCWLNPDKQRRLSVVGNKGTLIFDELQPTPLTIQKGYFELGSAGDYTPTGLSREVIELKSQEPLAQVCDRFLSSVRQNTPDQISSGWVGATLVQILCCCQQSLQQGGIPVKIPPATT; encoded by the coding sequence ATGAAGACGGGAATTGCAGTATTGGGAGCTGGGCGTTGGGGAGTACATCTAATTCGCAACTTTCTTGCCCTACCCCAAGCGCGTGTGGTGGCGGTAGTAGATCCCCATCCAGAGCGATTGGCGGCTTGTAGAGAGCGCCTGGGACTAGATGAGAGCGTATATTTAGCAACTGATTGGGAGTCGGCGATCCAGATGGCGGATGTTGAAGCGGTGGCGATCGCTACCCCTGCTGCTACCCATTACACCCTGATTGCCGCCGCCCTCCAGCAGGGGCTGCACGTCCTTGCAGAAAAACCCTTGACCCTAGACGCCGCCGAAGCCTTAGAACTGTGCAGGCTCGCAGAACAACAACAGCGACAGCTAATGGTGGATCACACGTACTTATTCCACCCAGCCGTAGCTCGCGGTAAAGAGGTTATTCAGTCAGGGATTCTGGGAAACTTGCGTTATGGCTATGCCTCACGCACCCATCTCGGCCCGGTGCGCTCTGATGTTGACGCATTATGGGATTTAGCAGTCCACGATATCAACATTTTCAACACCTGGCTGGGGCAAATGCCGTTTCAAGTGCAAGCAACGGGAAGAGTTTGGCTACAGGGAGAGAGTGGGAGTCCGGAGTTCGGAGTCCAAAGTCCGCAGTCAGGGGAGAGTGGGAGAGGAGAAGGAGGGGAAACTTTACAATCCAAAATCCAAAATCCAAAATCCAAAATCGAACAATCCCCAATTTCTGACTTAGTAATGATTACTCTTACTTACCCGGATGGTTTTCAAGCGTTTATTCACCTTTGCTGGCTTAATCCTGACAAACAGCGACGGTTAAGCGTTGTGGGGAATAAGGGAACCTTGATTTTTGACGAATTACAACCAACACCCTTAACCATACAGAAAGGGTACTTTGAGTTAGGCAGCGCAGGTGATTACACGCCAACGGGTTTAAGCCGTGAAGTGATAGAACTGAAATCTCAAGAACCATTAGCACAAGTGTGCGATCGCTTTCTTAGTAGCGTCCGCCAAAATACCCCAGACCAAATTTCTTCTGGCTGGGTAGGCGCGACTTTAGTACAAATACTCTGCTGCTGTCAACAATCCCTACAACAGGGAGGAATTCCCGTTAAAATTCCACCAGCAACAACTTAA
- a CDS encoding sensor histidine kinase: MAKPGQSSFRSILLSRILLLSVPILLMGVIVTYRKAHSSIQETARQNLTESAVRKGERISESITALSTNLVTASETAVLQSGSPEAAQNFLTQLAKQLPTQIQCVQLIELQTGKIPASTCGNRVISAIPANIWSQKPAQLLLDRSVVHITALLPPVSDLPEEEQQNETEGNNSQTQLRLALSAPVYDKDSKLRYALSVESGVLQQEPPKRGSLAGSTVVIDQEGTILAHPIASRLGRKIDSEADGDRLKSVMRNAIGGKQNFLHLFSLERNGVEFLAGYTAIDSPISSQPNHKWIILAVTRRDNALSDLREIRTVLVILTFGLIAASIMATLYISRVLARPLEKLTDYALKTGHLHSVARVPHNFQIREFNQLSEALDSMVERLKAWAEELENAWKEAQAANKSKNEFLATTSHELRTPLNAIIGCIRLVRDDCCDDREEELDFLQRADDAAIHLLGIINDVLDIAKIEAGKLTVVMEPIDLRKLLKDAIDLQSVPSQQKGIQLYAPDLSQPIAVRADPAKLRQVLINVLGNATKFTEKGSITVSVRVEAKPPESLNGSGTHLEKGRSHSRVIVTVKDTGIGIDPAQQHKLFRPFVMIDGTTTRRFGGTGLGLALSRNLMELMDGTITLSSDGEGKGTMVEISLPMIEPSLLVRIEPTQLNGTAEVSDGKMKN; the protein is encoded by the coding sequence ATGGCTAAGCCAGGTCAATCATCCTTTCGCAGCATCCTGCTGTCGCGCATTTTGCTTCTGAGCGTGCCGATTTTACTGATGGGGGTGATTGTTACCTACAGGAAAGCTCACTCTAGCATTCAGGAAACGGCGAGGCAAAATCTCACCGAAAGCGCCGTAAGAAAAGGTGAAAGGATTAGCGAGTCAATTACAGCGCTTTCCACCAACCTAGTCACAGCCAGTGAAACTGCTGTGCTACAGTCTGGTTCCCCAGAAGCCGCGCAAAACTTTTTAACCCAACTGGCAAAGCAATTGCCTACGCAAATTCAGTGCGTTCAATTGATTGAGTTGCAAACTGGGAAAATTCCCGCCAGTACTTGCGGAAATCGGGTCATTAGTGCGATTCCTGCAAATATATGGTCGCAAAAGCCTGCCCAATTGCTGTTAGATCGCTCTGTTGTTCATATAACGGCTCTGCTACCACCAGTCTCAGACTTACCTGAAGAGGAGCAACAGAACGAAACAGAGGGAAATAATTCACAAACACAACTCAGATTAGCCTTAAGTGCGCCAGTTTATGATAAAGACTCTAAACTCCGTTATGCCTTGAGCGTAGAGTCTGGTGTCTTACAGCAAGAGCCTCCCAAACGAGGTTCCCTGGCTGGATCGACTGTAGTGATTGACCAAGAGGGAACGATTTTAGCCCATCCTATAGCCAGCCGACTGGGACGCAAAATTGACTCAGAGGCAGATGGAGATCGGCTCAAAAGCGTGATGAGAAACGCGATAGGCGGCAAACAAAATTTTCTGCACCTATTTTCTTTAGAAAGAAACGGTGTGGAATTTCTAGCTGGATACACCGCGATTGACAGCCCAATTTCTAGCCAACCAAATCACAAATGGATTATTTTGGCAGTTACTCGGCGGGATAATGCCCTTTCTGACCTTAGAGAAATACGCACCGTTCTAGTTATTCTGACGTTTGGCTTGATTGCAGCCAGCATAATGGCAACACTGTATATATCGCGCGTTCTAGCTCGACCATTGGAGAAGTTGACAGACTATGCGCTCAAAACAGGTCACTTGCACTCGGTCGCTAGGGTTCCTCACAATTTCCAAATTCGCGAATTCAACCAACTCTCAGAAGCACTCGATAGTATGGTTGAGCGATTGAAAGCTTGGGCGGAAGAACTAGAAAACGCTTGGAAAGAAGCGCAAGCTGCTAATAAGTCGAAAAATGAATTTTTGGCTACTACTTCCCACGAGTTGAGAACTCCGCTGAATGCTATTATCGGCTGCATTCGCCTGGTACGAGATGACTGCTGCGACGACCGGGAAGAAGAACTAGATTTTTTACAGCGGGCTGACGATGCGGCGATTCACCTGCTGGGAATTATCAATGACGTTTTAGACATTGCCAAAATTGAAGCGGGCAAGCTGACTGTCGTAATGGAGCCAATCGACTTAAGAAAGTTGCTCAAGGATGCGATCGATCTACAATCTGTTCCGAGTCAACAGAAAGGTATACAGTTATATGCACCCGACCTAAGCCAGCCGATCGCTGTCCGTGCAGATCCCGCTAAACTCAGGCAGGTGCTAATAAATGTGCTTGGTAATGCCACTAAATTTACAGAAAAGGGCAGCATCACCGTTAGCGTCCGGGTAGAGGCTAAGCCCCCAGAGTCTTTGAATGGCAGTGGAACGCATCTAGAGAAAGGCCGCAGCCACTCCCGTGTGATAGTGACGGTTAAGGATACGGGGATCGGCATCGACCCGGCTCAACAGCACAAACTCTTTCGCCCCTTTGTGATGATTGATGGCACAACCACGCGGAGGTTTGGTGGCACAGGTTTGGGTCTTGCTCTGTCTCGCAATTTAATGGAACTGATGGACGGTACTATTACCCTTTCCAGCGATGGAGAAGGTAAGGGGACTATGGTTGAAATTTCTTTGCCTATGATTGAGCCGTCGCTGTTGGTACGCATTGAACCAACGCAGTTGAACGGCACTGCTGAGGTTAGCGATGGAAAAATGAAAAATTAA
- a CDS encoding RibD family protein, producing the protein MSANFPLTRPHATVVLAMTADGKIADATSSPARFSSPNDKSHLEKQIANADAVLFGAGTLRAYGTTLSVSNPTLLQTRQNQGKPPQPVQIVCSRLANIDPQLRFFSQSVPRWLIAGASGAKNWEGQQEFERIIVAETPKGEINWTDAYSQLATLGLRNLAILGGGKLVASLLVENLIDEFWLTICPLILGGAAATTPVEGGGFLPQLAPRLELLSVETIEQEVFLHYRLQH; encoded by the coding sequence ATGAGCGCCAATTTTCCCTTGACTCGACCGCACGCGACTGTTGTTCTGGCAATGACCGCCGATGGCAAGATTGCCGATGCTACGTCATCACCCGCACGCTTCTCTTCCCCAAATGATAAATCACACTTGGAAAAACAGATCGCAAATGCTGATGCAGTTTTATTCGGTGCTGGTACGCTACGCGCCTACGGTACCACGCTAAGCGTTTCTAACCCGACTCTACTCCAAACGCGCCAAAACCAAGGCAAACCACCCCAGCCAGTGCAGATTGTTTGTTCGCGCTTGGCAAATATCGATCCCCAATTGCGCTTCTTTAGTCAATCCGTTCCCCGTTGGTTGATCGCAGGGGCAAGCGGTGCTAAAAACTGGGAAGGACAACAGGAATTCGAGCGAATTATTGTTGCCGAAACACCCAAAGGCGAAATTAATTGGACGGATGCTTATTCTCAACTGGCAACGCTGGGTTTGCGTAATTTAGCTATCCTCGGGGGGGGGAAATTAGTTGCATCTCTACTCGTAGAAAATTTGATTGACGAATTTTGGCTAACAATTTGCCCGCTGATTTTGGGCGGCGCCGCAGCAACAACACCAGTCGAAGGTGGTGGTTTTTTACCCCAATTGGCTCCAAGGCTCGAATTATTGTCCGTCGAGACTATTGAGCAAGAAGTCTTTCTCCACTACCGCCTGCAACATTAA
- a CDS encoding GNAT family N-acetyltransferase, translating to MVEQLKPRYSVAWVNNINEIHQSQWDALAVPLKTPFLEWAWLSNMETSGSVGAKAGWLPNHLTVWRDRNLIAAAPLYLKGHSYGEFVFDHQWADLAHRLGVQYYPKLLGMSPMTPAEGYRFLIAPGEDEDEITELMVGAIDHFCDRHHISGAHFLYVDPDWQPVLERHGFIKWLHHSYIWQNDDFSTFDDYLAAFNANQRRNIKRERKAVEKAGLQIKTLTGEEIPKSLFPLMYSFYSDTCDKFGWWGSKYLTKRFFEQLHPNYAHRVLFVAAYHEQNDRQPIGMSFCLNKGDRLYGRYWGSMQEIDSLHFDACYYTPIEWAIQNKIKMFDPGAGGRHKKRRGFPATPNHSMHRFYNPRLRQILCNHIERINDMEQEEIDAINQDLPFKQQDCDKEIAID from the coding sequence ATGGTGGAACAACTGAAGCCTCGTTACTCGGTCGCGTGGGTCAACAATATCAACGAAATTCACCAATCTCAGTGGGATGCCCTCGCTGTGCCACTAAAGACGCCATTTCTGGAATGGGCGTGGCTTAGCAATATGGAAACTTCTGGCAGTGTAGGGGCTAAGGCAGGGTGGCTGCCGAACCATCTGACGGTATGGCGAGACAGAAACTTGATTGCTGCTGCGCCACTATATCTCAAAGGCCATAGTTATGGCGAATTTGTGTTCGATCATCAGTGGGCAGATTTGGCTCATCGATTGGGAGTGCAGTATTACCCGAAACTGCTGGGGATGTCACCAATGACGCCTGCTGAGGGCTATCGTTTCTTGATTGCTCCGGGTGAAGATGAGGATGAGATAACAGAATTAATGGTGGGGGCGATTGACCATTTCTGCGATCGCCACCACATTTCTGGCGCTCACTTCCTCTATGTTGACCCAGATTGGCAACCAGTCCTAGAACGTCACGGCTTCATCAAATGGCTGCACCACAGTTATATTTGGCAAAACGATGATTTTAGTACTTTTGACGATTATTTAGCAGCTTTTAACGCTAATCAGCGTAGAAATATCAAACGCGAACGCAAAGCTGTAGAAAAAGCTGGTTTGCAGATAAAAACACTAACGGGTGAAGAAATTCCCAAGTCGCTGTTTCCTTTGATGTATAGCTTCTACAGCGATACCTGCGATAAATTTGGCTGGTGGGGTAGCAAGTATTTAACTAAGCGCTTTTTTGAACAACTGCACCCAAATTATGCCCATCGGGTTTTATTTGTGGCAGCCTACCACGAGCAGAATGACCGACAACCAATAGGGATGTCTTTTTGTCTAAATAAGGGCGATCGCTTGTACGGTCGTTATTGGGGATCGATGCAAGAAATTGACAGCTTGCATTTTGATGCTTGTTACTATACGCCAATTGAGTGGGCGATCCAGAACAAGATTAAAATGTTCGATCCTGGTGCTGGCGGGCGTCACAAAAAACGTCGCGGCTTCCCAGCTACTCCCAACCACAGCATGCATCGGTTTTACAATCCGCGCCTGCGCCAGATTCTTTGCAATCATATCGAGCGAATAAACGATATGGAGCAGGAAGAAATCGACGCGATTAATCAGGATTTACCTTTTAAACAGCAAGATTGCGACAAAGAAATTGCCATTGATTAA